The Mytilus trossulus isolate FHL-02 unplaced genomic scaffold, PNRI_Mtr1.1.1.hap1 h1tg000215l__unscaffolded, whole genome shotgun sequence genome segment tagaaaagcaccttcgTATAATAGAAAATCACCTTCGTATAATGGAAAAGTACCATcgtatatatattagaaaagCACCTTCGTATAATAATAAAAGACACATAAGACAACTATGGCGTTGCATAGATTCTCTGATGATTTTTCAGGAACTGATGAATTTGGAGAACTTTGTCATGGTGGCATGTACAGGCATCTTTGGTCGAATGGTCCTAAAGAAGGTCTTGAGTACCCGGATTACACATTTGATGACCATTATGGAAAAGCAATACCATCTTTTCCTCCACGTCGCGTCTTGAGAGATTACATGGAAGGTAttacctattttatttttttctggtttcttttttttgatgtcactattttatttatattcaagaGTCACTGACGAGTCCTTTTGTAGACAGAAGTCGCATTCGGTTCACAAAATTATAAGCCATTGTATTCGTAGCAactgtatcaaattaaaagatGAAGCAtccagtttttataataaaattctgaataaaacGGTAAACGTGTCAAATTTACAACAACCCGTCCAAAGAGTAGAAAACAGTCCATAGCCGTCTATTGGTCTTCAAAACAGCGAGATAAATCCGCACCTGGAGACGGCCTTCAGTTGGACTCTAAACGGAAATTGTGCACTATTACGGGAAAAATGGCCCGCggcgtcatactaaactccgaaacataATAGAAgcgaaataacaaaacacaaacacgaATAGAGGCACCTGACTATGTACAGGCGCCAAAAAAACATAAGGCGGtagtaaacatgttttgtgcGATCTCAACACTCCTCTATACCTCTTACCAATGTATAATTAACAAGCATACAGCAAAATGCACAGTGCAACTCAGTTGAAAAGAAGTCCGAATATACGATTtcagaataggtaacagaaGAAACTATGAAAAATGGCAATGACAATGCAAATGATTATGATACATGTTGTATGCTGCTACCGTGACATTACGTTTGCCAATCTATGCATTGCTTAGACGTTGTCACGGATAGCACGTGCTGTCATGAATGTTGTCTCTTATTTGGGAAATAAAATCCAATTTTGAATGGCTCTTCATTGTTTTAAACGAATCAAAAGTGTGGATTGTGATGAAAAAACATGTGATTGTAATGACTCAAAAGAGAGTCAGAAGAAAAATCGAGTTTGGTGTCTATTTACATAGCATGAACATGTTTTGGATTAATGattaatagttttatattttttaattgtcctttttAGGGAGGCTTGTCAAGAAAAGTAAATCAGATTTAAAGCGttttattaaatggaacacCGTTGTAAGATACGTGACCTACAACCAAAAGTCAGATGACTTTACAGTGACAGCGGAAGAACTTAAAACAGGTCGtacttttgaaaacaaatttacacaCGTCATCGTTGCCAGTGGAATATTCAATAATCCGAACAAACCATCTTTTGATGGCATTGAAACTTTTCCTGGCCGAACAATTCATTCCCATGACTTCCGGGATGCTGCACAGTTTAAAGGACAACGTGTACTGGTTGTTGGAGCTAGATATTCCGCGGAAGATGTATCCCTACAATGTATGAAATTTGGCGCAAAGAGTGTGGTCACGTCTTACAGGTCAAAACCAATGAACTTCAAATGGCCATCTGGAATTGAAGAACGACcattaataaagaaaattgatggaaaaataatacattttatcGACGGTAGTTCAGCAGAAGTAGATTCAGTTATTTTATGTACAGGTTATAGATATTGTTTTCCGTACCTTGAAGACAATTTACGCCTGAAGTCAACTCTTTCGGTGTATCCTGCTGGTTTATACAAGGGATCCCTCTGGTTGAATGGTGGTAacagaaaaatgttttacatgggAATTCAGGACCAGTACTTCTCTTACACAATGTTTGATGCACAGGGGCTCTGGATATCTAGGTATTAATAACATCTGTTTACTTTAATAAGTCGAAAAGGGAAGTCGGAAAAGGAATTAATTCACTCCATACAACTTCCATATTGAAATTGGAAATTCTAGTACATTTTTATAACAATCTCCATAAGCAACTGATATTGGCGAAGACTATACCACGTCTTATATTATACGTATTTTCCTCCTAAGTGTGTAATTTTACGTATTTCAGAACTCTCATCTCTTTTTATGCCAAATTTATGGCCATTATGTTTtctttctggtctgtgcgtccttccgtccgttcgtccattgtaccgttcgtccgtccgtcggtccgtctgtcccgcttcaaggttaaagtttttagtcgaggaagttttttttatgaagctgaagtccaatcaacttgaaacttagtaaacatgttccttatgatatgatctgtctatttttttttgccaaattaTAGAGATTTTATCTCATTTTCAcgatccactgaacataaaaatgatattgcggatgggacatccgtgtacttgggacacattcttgttttctaaTACATTTTGACCTGCATGAAGTCAGTAGGTTTAAAAATGCACACCCAAAAATGGGTCAATTACATAGATAATTCTTATAAGTATTATGGATTTATAAATTTGGACTATATGCATCACTTGAAAAGATAACCGCTATCTCACAATTGTATAACTAAACATTGttcggaatatatatatatactacggggcgccgaatgggactcttgtggttttgtactcgaaattcaattttgtacggacaaaagtgacttttgttcaacaaaaatgtgttcaGTTTAACCAAATTTGTAACGTACTACAAatctaaaattttgtcatacaataTTATCTTTAAgtggacaaaagtcactttcgtcatgacaaaattcattttgttacacagacttgacttttgttaccttaTTTGAtaattgggcgacaaaagtcagttttgtatgcaaattagtaaAGTTTGGATTCTgtaaactaatttgcatacaaaatcgacttttgttacacaaaattgacttttgttacacaaaattgact includes the following:
- the LOC134701091 gene encoding trimethylamine monooxygenase-like, translating into MGSKRKVCIIGAGPCGTSALFHFDQISDPSTEVVCYEKSDTWLGLWNFTWMTGTDEFGELCHGGMYRHLWSNGPKEGLEYPDYTFDDHYGKAIPSFPPRRVLRDYMEGRLVKKSKSDLKRFIKWNTVVRYVTYNQKSDDFTVTAEELKTGRTFENKFTHVIVASGIFNNPNKPSFDGIETFPGRTIHSHDFRDAAQFKGQRVLVVGARYSAEDVSLQCMKFGAKSVVTSYRSKPMNFKWPSGIEERPLIKKIDGKIIHFIDGSSAEVDSVILCTGYRYCFPYLEDNLRLKSTLSVYPAGLYKGSLWLNGGNRKMFYMGIQDQYFSYTMFDAQGLWISRFITGTLQNEPKSIEEMTKEEQKWVQRRKNVKDCHDDIDVQADFIADLSIGTGYHPNAPTARAAFHKWEQDKDENIVTYRDQQFKSVYSGTMAAKHKPWFEDFDDSIASFIK